In Janibacter alkaliphilus, the following proteins share a genomic window:
- a CDS encoding antitoxin: MRTTVTFDADTEAHVRRLMDERGLSFTQALNDAIRAGMSPRPPFRTSVRSLGSPRADLDQALQLAGEIEDAGLLRRMRAGQ; encoded by the coding sequence ATGCGCACGACGGTCACCTTCGACGCCGACACCGAGGCCCACGTCCGGAGGCTGATGGACGAGCGAGGCCTCTCCTTCACGCAGGCGCTGAACGACGCGATCCGTGCCGGGATGTCTCCGCGACCGCCCTTCCGCACAAGTGTGCGGAGCTTGGGCAGCCCACGGGCTGACCTCGACCAGGCGCTGCAGCTGGCGGGTGAGATCGAGGACGCGGGGCTGCTGCGTCGAATGAGGGCCGGCCAGTGA
- a CDS encoding mechanosensitive ion channel family protein, which translates to MSSLPEITWTGVAVALAVLVGAYVLSRLVRAGTSSTLRWRGRGPEASRIFGQLAGYGVLALGVGAALTILFPSIEPVNILGGVGVISIAAGIAFQTVLGNLFAGIVMLSRDRFRVGDQIAVQETAGTVVAMGLSATEIRTFDGRLVLVPNGTLHSKVVTVQTGYEQVRSSVLIELADDNDLDQVRAIAITTMRDLPAVLDEPLPQALLVEVGTRTVQLELRFWSGARQLETKEATHDVIRAVLAAFTASGIETSSDVITVDTTPGLRDLLRERLPRRG; encoded by the coding sequence ATGTCCAGCCTGCCCGAGATCACCTGGACCGGCGTCGCGGTCGCCCTGGCCGTGCTCGTCGGCGCCTACGTGCTGAGCCGGCTGGTCCGCGCCGGCACGAGCAGCACGCTGCGCTGGCGCGGCCGCGGACCCGAGGCCTCGCGGATCTTCGGCCAGCTCGCCGGCTACGGGGTGCTCGCACTGGGCGTCGGCGCGGCCCTGACGATCCTCTTCCCCAGCATCGAGCCGGTGAACATCCTCGGCGGCGTCGGCGTCATCTCCATCGCCGCCGGTATCGCCTTCCAGACCGTCCTGGGCAACCTCTTCGCCGGGATCGTCATGCTCAGCCGCGACCGCTTCCGCGTCGGCGACCAGATCGCCGTCCAGGAGACCGCCGGCACCGTCGTCGCCATGGGGCTGTCGGCCACCGAGATCCGCACCTTCGACGGGCGGCTCGTGCTCGTCCCGAACGGCACGCTGCACTCCAAGGTCGTCACCGTCCAGACCGGCTACGAGCAGGTGCGCAGCAGCGTCCTCATCGAGCTGGCCGACGACAACGACCTCGACCAGGTGCGCGCGATCGCCATCACGACGATGCGCGACCTGCCCGCGGTCCTCGACGAGCCGCTCCCCCAGGCCCTGCTCGTCGAGGTCGGCACCCGCACCGTCCAGCTCGAGCTGCGCTTCTGGTCCGGTGCCCGCCAGCTGGAGACCAAGGAGGCCACCCACGACGTCATCCGGGCGGTGCTGGCCGCCTTCACCGCCTCCGGGATCGAGACCTCCTCCGACGTCATCACCGTCGACACCACGCCCGGGCTTCGCGACCTGTTGCGCGAGCGGCTCCCCCGCCGAGGCTGA
- a CDS encoding DMT family transporter, with the protein MSLGAVLAALGVIAFSFSLPATVWALQGMGPWTAAGARGVLAAVLAMGALLLWRGPGPRRQDWPGLLVVAIGCVVGFPLLTTLALQTSGTAHSAVVIGALPMATAVISVVRTGRRPSPVFWVGAGGGGAAVTTFALAQNGGRPSLADLYLVAALLVCAAGYAEGGRLAASMPGWRVIAWGVVLAAPVNLLVLGVALGQEPVRLGVTSLVGLGYTAAVSQLLGFVLWYRGMGEIGVTRASQIQLAQPLLTVLWAALVMHEAIPPATLLTAAVVLVCVVITQRARS; encoded by the coding sequence GTGTCCCTGGGCGCGGTGCTGGCGGCTCTCGGGGTGATCGCCTTCTCGTTCAGCTTGCCGGCCACCGTCTGGGCGTTGCAGGGGATGGGCCCGTGGACGGCCGCCGGGGCGCGCGGCGTGCTCGCTGCCGTCCTCGCGATGGGCGCGCTGCTGCTGTGGCGGGGTCCGGGGCCGCGCCGGCAGGACTGGCCGGGGCTGCTCGTCGTCGCGATCGGCTGCGTCGTGGGCTTCCCGCTGTTGACCACCCTGGCGCTGCAGACCTCGGGCACCGCGCACTCGGCGGTGGTCATCGGTGCGCTGCCGATGGCCACGGCGGTCATCTCGGTGGTCCGCACGGGGCGCCGGCCGTCTCCGGTCTTCTGGGTGGGCGCCGGGGGCGGGGGAGCGGCGGTCACCACCTTCGCGCTGGCGCAGAACGGCGGCCGGCCGAGCCTGGCGGACCTCTACCTGGTCGCCGCCCTGCTGGTGTGCGCCGCCGGCTACGCCGAAGGGGGTCGGCTCGCCGCGTCCATGCCCGGGTGGCGGGTCATCGCCTGGGGGGTGGTGCTCGCTGCGCCGGTCAACCTGCTCGTCCTCGGTGTCGCGCTCGGGCAGGAGCCGGTCCGGCTCGGGGTGACCTCGCTCGTCGGCCTCGGCTACACCGCCGCGGTCTCCCAGCTCCTCGGCTTCGTGCTCTGGTACCGCGGGATGGGGGAGATCGGGGTCACCCGGGCGAGCCAGATCCAGCTCGCGCAGCCGCTGCTCACCGTGCTGTGGGCGGCGCTGGTGATGCACGAGGCGATCCCGCCGGCGACCCTGCTCACCGCTGCCGTGGTGCTCGTGTGCGTCGTGATCACCCAGCGGGCGCGGTCGTGA
- a CDS encoding TraR/DksA family transcriptional regulator, giving the protein MTPEQAREQLTRERDDVLRTLAGLERSFADIVAAAETANGDDEHDVEGETVAVSRAQVDALTLASRRQLAAVDAALARVDDGSYGTCLGCGAAILPARLEARPATPWCLTCAATRGP; this is encoded by the coding sequence ATGACACCGGAGCAGGCCCGTGAGCAGCTGACCCGCGAGCGCGACGACGTGCTGCGGACGCTGGCCGGCCTGGAGCGGTCCTTCGCCGACATCGTCGCGGCCGCCGAGACGGCCAACGGCGACGACGAGCACGACGTCGAGGGCGAGACGGTGGCGGTCTCCCGGGCCCAGGTCGATGCCCTGACCCTCGCCTCCCGCCGGCAGCTGGCCGCCGTCGACGCCGCCCTCGCCCGGGTCGACGACGGCAGCTACGGCACCTGCCTCGGCTGCGGTGCGGCGATCCTGCCCGCCCGGCTCGAGGCTCGCCCGGCGACCCCGTGGTGCCTGACCTGCGCCGCCACCCGCGGCCCGTGA